The Plasmodium falciparum 3D7 genome assembly, chromosome: 12 genome contains the following window.
TCatttaattgtatatatctATGAATTAATTCATCTAATAAAAATTGTAAGGGGTCCATTAAAGGAATGAGATCATCCTTTTCAGGttttttatcatatggaTATAAGGCCATTCTTCTAGCTATACATATTgatttaaatatttgtatttgttGTTTTCTTGTTGtcatattaatttttctagGTAATATTAACCCATTTTCACCTATAAAATGATGTAATAAATGTGTATATCTCCATATAAATggactttttatatttaatatttttcttttattaaatgatggattccaatatttttcatctttaTCATGGCATTCCATTTGTTGTTCTTTTACATCATTAtccatatttaaattaaaatgtttattatattcttctgAATAaggattatataatttatattgttcctttaatgatttttttatagctcttctttgtttttttaattcaacaATACTTGCCATTTTTGAATATTCAttaaattcatataaaatttctTGTTTTAAATTATCTACATCTTTGAATGGATTCCAATATGGATCAatgtatatatctttataactTAAATTAGaaacatgtttttttttcttattaattctttcaaatatatttcttgttatttttaattcttctctatttaattcttcaatAATAGGAGAGTTATCATATTCTACACTTTCCTTAtcaactttttttttcattctatATAATTCTTCTAAGCATTCATCAAATAAAGCATTGCAAGAATTTTCCTTAGAAACTTTCACATCTTCTAAggttttatttaataacattttttcattattatcagtcgtttttttttctataggTCCCTTGGTCTGCTCATTTATGTACCCTCTCATAAATACaagtttattattacaacCTAG
Protein-coding sequences here:
- a CDS encoding mitochondrial ribosomal protein S18 precursor, putative, producing the protein MIVLLRKNNLKNTLRLFPLGCNNKLVFMRGYINEQTKGPIEKKTTDNNEKMLLNKTLEDVKVSKENSCNALFDECLEELYRMKKKVDKESVEYDNSPIIEELNREELKITRNIFERINKKKKHVSNLSYKDIYIDPYWNPFKDVDNLKQEILYEFNEYSKMASIVELKKQRRAIKKSLKEQYKLYNPYSEEYNKHFNLNMDNDVKEQQMECHDKDEKYWNPSFNKRKILNIKSPFIWRYTHLLHHFIGENGLILPRKINMTTRKQQIQIFKSICIARRMALYPYDKKPEKDDLIPLMDPLQFLLDELIHRYIQLNDLRAQAIIKVMINRYPSLNYYKYFFYESKKEKDKNEKTAQNEQEENVSEKKEPFSQMLQKYKKNYYENFYKY